The following proteins are encoded in a genomic region of Thermocrinis sp.:
- a CDS encoding glutamate-5-semialdehyde dehydrogenase yields MELKVYAEEKVDRARKVLRTLSSIPTEVKNRTLLTAAELLDKKRDYIKEQNKKDVEYAFAQGLSPALIDRLVLNDKRIDGMIKVLKDVASLPDPVGEITRMWTLPNGLRVGRMRVPLGVIFIIYEARPNVTIEAASLCIKSSNAVILRGGKEAINSNRALVELLREASVKEGFPEEAIQFIDRPEREIVWEILKMEGKVDVAIPRGGESLIRAVAENARVPVIKHYKGVCNIYVDEEADLEKAYHIVYNAKVQRPSVCNAVENLIIHRNILNSFLPKMAYILGRAGVELRCDEESLKVIKSHPKLDFVKAVPATEEDYYEEFLDLILAIKVVGSLDEAIEFIEKYGSKHSDAIITENYTKAMKFLAEVDSAAVYVNASTRFTDGNEFGLGAEMGISTDKIHARGPMALEELTIQKFVILGNGQLRDNFRIPDEIIAEWNT; encoded by the coding sequence ATGGAGCTAAAAGTCTATGCCGAAGAAAAGGTAGATAGGGCAAGGAAGGTATTAAGGACCTTGAGCTCTATTCCTACGGAGGTAAAGAACAGAACCCTTTTAACCGCTGCGGAGCTTTTGGACAAAAAAAGGGACTACATAAAGGAGCAAAACAAAAAAGATGTGGAGTATGCCTTTGCTCAAGGTCTTTCTCCCGCTTTGATAGATAGGCTTGTTCTAAACGACAAAAGAATAGATGGTATGATAAAGGTGCTGAAGGATGTGGCAAGCCTTCCGGACCCTGTGGGAGAAATAACCCGTATGTGGACCCTTCCCAACGGCTTAAGGGTTGGAAGGATGAGGGTGCCTTTGGGCGTTATTTTTATAATCTACGAAGCAAGGCCCAACGTAACCATAGAGGCAGCTTCCCTTTGTATAAAGTCTTCCAACGCTGTAATACTCAGGGGTGGAAAGGAAGCTATAAACTCAAACAGGGCGCTTGTGGAACTGTTAAGAGAAGCTTCAGTTAAAGAGGGGTTTCCGGAAGAAGCTATTCAGTTTATAGACAGACCGGAAAGGGAAATAGTTTGGGAAATTCTTAAGATGGAGGGTAAGGTGGACGTAGCTATTCCAAGGGGTGGGGAAAGTTTAATTAGGGCGGTGGCAGAAAACGCAAGGGTGCCGGTTATAAAGCACTACAAAGGGGTTTGCAACATATACGTAGACGAAGAGGCGGACTTAGAAAAGGCTTATCACATAGTTTATAACGCAAAGGTTCAAAGGCCATCCGTCTGCAATGCGGTAGAGAACCTGATAATCCACAGAAACATTCTCAACAGCTTTCTTCCAAAAATGGCTTACATACTTGGAAGGGCTGGAGTGGAATTAAGGTGCGATGAAGAAAGCTTAAAGGTAATAAAATCCCATCCAAAGCTTGACTTTGTAAAGGCTGTTCCCGCAACGGAGGAGGATTACTACGAAGAGTTCTTAGACTTAATACTTGCCATAAAGGTGGTGGGCAGTTTGGACGAAGCCATAGAGTTTATAGAAAAGTATGGTTCAAAGCACTCAGACGCCATAATAACTGAAAACTACACAAAGGCTATGAAGTTCCTTGCAGAAGTAGATTCCGCTGCGGTTTATGTTAATGCATCTACAAGATTTACCGACGGCAACGAGTTTGGGCTTGGGGCAGAGATGGGTATATCTACAGACAAGATACACGCAAGGGGTCCAATGGCTTTGGAAGAGCTGACAATACAAAAGTTTGTAATACTTGGCAACGGGCAACTTAGGGATAACTTTAGAATACCTGACGAGATTATTGCGGAATGGAATACTTAA